The Rhododendron vialii isolate Sample 1 chromosome 5a, ASM3025357v1 genome contains a region encoding:
- the LOC131326361 gene encoding putative F-box/kelch-repeat protein At3g17540, with the protein MTAGAVLNGRAGRKNYKLVPCSKKKKMSGESSLPDELIFDILVCLPAYVLYKSTRYVCWQWYEIIHDPLFCKEQLLRSSSSLLMQYSYTPHTGEFAEFGEMSATAIEINFMFPNRVLSTCNGLVLFCNPHDPSTLHVANPLTKQTVTVPPFKCHPDGSCISFACAYSKMEYKVLCTYGPDGGKHNCMMLTLGKDHAWKPIKSCLIEVGVWSEIVHYL; encoded by the coding sequence ATGACTGCAGGAGCAGTTCTAAATGGGAGAGCAGGTCGCAAAAACTATAAACTGGTTCCCTGttcgaagaaaaagaagatgagcGGTGAATCTTCTCTGCCTGATGAGCTGATATTCGACATCCTTGTTTGTCTTCCGGCCTATGTTCTTTACAAATCAACGAGGTACGTTTGTTGGCAGTGGTATGAAATCATCCACGATCCTCTCTTCTGCAAGGAACAACTCCTTCGTTCCAGTTCCAGCTTGTTAATGCAATACTCCTATACTCCACATACTGGTGAATTTGCAGAGTTTGGGGAAATGAGTGCTACAGCTATAGAGATAAATTTTATGTTTCCTAACCGGGTTTTGTCTACCTGCAATGGGCTAGTACTGTTTTGCAATCCACATGATCCTTCAACATTGCATGTAGCTAATCCTCTCACGAAGCAAACGGTAACTGTTCCTCCATTTAAATGCCATCCAGATGGCTCTTGTATCTCATTTGCTTGTGCTTATTCGAAGATGGAGTATAAAGTGCTGTGCACCTATGGGCCTGATGGGGGCAAACACAATTGCATGATGTTAACTCTGGGCAAAGATCATGCATGGAAACCGATCAAAAGTTGTCTGATCGAGGTTGGAGTATGGTCAGAGATTGTCCATTATCTGTAG
- the LOC131326362 gene encoding THO complex subunit 4A-like, which translates to MSNLDMSLDDIIKMNKKSGGGGAKPRGGGARNSGPGPGPARRLPNRSANRTAPYAPKVQAPETTWRHDLFVDHAAAAYAPQAGGGRVSAIETGTKLFISNLDYGVSGEDVKELFAEVGDVKRYSIHYDRSGRSKGTAEVVFSRRKDAEAAVKRYNNVQLDGKPMKIEIVGTNISTPGILPTPTIGLFGDQNGAPRSQGRGGPTGRPRGGGRGLERGRGRGRGRGGGPGGEKVSADDLDADLEKYHAEAMQTN; encoded by the exons atgtcGAACCTGGACATGTCGCTCGACGACATAATAAAGATGAACAAGAAATCCGGCGGCGGCGGAGCTAAACCTAGAGGAGGCGGAGCTCGTAACTCCGGCCCGGGACCCGGACCCGCCCGTCGACTCCCGAACCGGAGCGCGAATCGAACCGCTCCGTACGCACCCAAG GTTCAAGCGCCGGAGACGACGTGGAGGCACGACCTTTTCGTGGATCACGCGGCGGCGGCGTACGCGCCGCAGGCCGGTGGTGGTCGAGTGTCGGCGATCGAGACGGGGACGAAGCTGTTCATCTCGAACTTGGATTACGGGGTTTCTGGTGAAGACGTTAAG GAGCTCTTTGCAGAGGTCGGGGACGTAAAACGATATTCAATTCATTATGATAGGAGCGGAAGATCAAAG GGAACGGCAGAAGTAGTTTTCTCACGGCGAAAAGATGCTGAGGCGGCTGTCAAGAGATACAACAATGTTCAGTTGGATGGAAAACCTATGAAGATTGAGATTGTAGGGACAAATATTTCAACTCCTGGTATTCTACCTACTCCAACAATTGGCCTGTTTGGGGATCAAAATGGTGCACCCAGAAG TCAAGGGCGAGGTGGTCCCACTGGACGACCTCGGGGTGGCGGCCGAGGCTTGGAGAGGGGCCGTGGACGTGGTAGAGGCCGTGGTGGCGGGCCTGGTGGCGAAAAGGTATCCGCAGACGATCTTGATGCCGATTTGGAGAAGTACCACGCAGAAGCTATGCAAACGAACTGA
- the LOC131326365 gene encoding histone H4, translated as MSGRGKGGKGLGKGGAKRHRKVLRDNIQGITKPAIRRLARRGGVKRISGLIYEETRGVLKIFLENVIRDAVTYTEHARRKTVTAMDVVYALKRQGRTLYGFGG; from the coding sequence atgTCAGGCCGAGGAAAGGGCGGAAAGGGGCTGGGCAAGGGCGGAGCGAAGCGGCACAGGAAGGTGCTCCGCGACAACATCCAGGGGATCACGAAGCCTGCCATCCGCCGCCTCGCCCGGCGTGGCGGCGTGAAGAGGATCAGCGGGCTCATCTACGAGGAGACTCGCGGCGTCCTCAAGATATTCTTGGAGAACGTGATCCGCGACGCCGTGACGTACACCGAGCACGCGAGGAGGAAGACGGTGACGGCGATGGACGTGGTCTACGCTCTGAAGAGGCAGGGCAGAACTCTGTACGGGTTCGGCGGTTGA
- the LOC131326366 gene encoding ATP synthase small subunit 6, mitochondrial-like — protein sequence MKQFDPWPVFFRREWSRNWPFLVGFAITGTIITKLSLGLTEADAKNSPFVQRHKR from the exons atgaagcaGTTCGATCCGTGGCCCGTTTTCTTCAGGCGAGAATGGAGTCGGAACTGGCCTTTCTTGGTCGGTTTCGCCATCACCGGCACCATCATCACCAAGCTATCCCTCGGCCTCACcg AAGCGGATGCTAAGAACTCCCCGTTCGTGCAGAGGCACAAAAGGTGA